GGGTTCTGATTTCTGAACACTAATCTAGCATAGCACGCCACATAAATTTTTGGAATGATGCTACTACTTTCAGTTAGATTATTATAGGTTTGATGTGATCCCTACATGGATACCGAACCATGCAATTGGTAAAGCGTATAATGTATGATGCAGAACAAGCCTATTATGTTTTACCAGTCATCTAACTTTCAAGGAGTAGGATCATATTCATGAGAAACAATAGAACATGTCACATTTAATGCAAATCAATGGACTTGTGGTGTGTCAATGAGTGCTTAGTAGTCTATATTgaattagagagagagagagagagattacaGAGCACTTTGGGGATAGCATCTTAGAGAGTGAGAACAAATGGAGGAGCATCCCTTCTGGGTCCAGCAACGGAACGATACACATAGACCCTTTCGGCTTGGCTATCATCGCTGCCGTCTTCCTTTATTACCTCAACATTCAACCTTGGCATTTCCTTAGCCAACAATCTACATCCATTCATTGTCACTTTGCAATCTGACATCCACAGCGACCTCATCGACTCGTACTTTTCCAACCCCGAAAGAAGTGCAGCATTCCCAAATGGGCAGTCCCTTATCTCAAGTTTCCTCAGCTTCGGACACCCTTCTAGTACACACTGCATACCCCAATCACTGCTTCCAGCAAAGGCAACTGAAAGAGTTTCCAAGTTTTTTGCATACTTCCCTATGTACTCAAATGTAAGGTCGGTCAGTAAACCAGATATTGCAAGCCTCTGGAGTTTGCTGCAAGTCTTAACAACTGCTCCAAAAGCCTCATCCATCGGTTCGCTTGTCCGGTAATCCGGTTGGCCGGGGTTCATAATACAGAGCCGGAAATGAGTGAAGTCAGGGCAGTTTTGCACAACAGTGGCAACAGCAGCATTGGTCATGTGCCGGCAAAAGTAGAGGACATAGTGAAGATTTCGGCATCCTTGAGAGACAGCAATAAAGCCCGAGTCAGTAACACCGCGGGCATCACCCTCAGCAAAGGGATCTGCAGGAAATACACGCAGTTCCTCAAGCAGTGGGCAGTGTGTTCCTACAGCTTCCAACCCCTTATCTTCAATTGTGTCCACAACCTGTATCAGATATTTAGCTAGTGAGACAGAAACAACACTTCATTTTCATTTGCATTAACGGGAAACTGTATAAACATTCCACCCATGCACCTTCAATTGGACAATTACAACCAAGTTAAACACATTTGTGCATGATGCTAAATCTTTGGTTGTGTGAATGTGTATGTCAGAAACAAAGGACACCAATAATACATGAATTAATTCAGAAGAAAAGCATGCCGCATAGGTCTTTAGTAGTAGAAACTTCAATATAAATTAGAAACTATGTAACAAGGAACACCAGGCAAAAAGATTCGTACCCATAGGCGCCGAATATTGGCGCAATGAACAAGAAGCTTAGCAATATCATCACTGTCCAGGGGAGCATAACTAAAATTCAAGAAAGTCAGATTTGCGCATGCCGGGTACAGAACTGGGAGATACTGCGGTGTAACTACCCATAATCCAGAAAGGGTGTTAAGATTTTTACAATTGCTGAAGGCGCTTTCAAGCTCCGAGTACTGCTGTGTTGTCAGCTCTTGTGAAAATGAGCCAGTACCAAGCTCACATAACTGGGGAGCTCTAAAAAGTAGCCTTTGTAACTGTTCCAGTGTTATACTTTTATTaagcttcaaagtcttcaatgaTTTGCACCTAGTAACAAGCTTCTCAAGTGCATCAAAATTTACATCATTGTGAAGGATGGAAAAGTTCAGTACTTCCAGCGATGTGAAGCTTTCCGGGAAGCAAGTCAACCaattatcatttttatcatCAATGACATTCTCTTGTATGTCAAGCTCAGTTAAATTCCTACAACCAAGTAGAGTGCAGAAAATTATTGATGGGGCAATTGAAGAATTCTGAAAATAATGCAACATAATGGAACTAATatctattttttctaaaattactgGACATGATGATATCATGACACAAGATTTCTTAGGTTCATAAGTGAAAAAGCTTGGAGAAAAGTATTGATATAAATATtgtaatcacacttttcacactGCTACTGCTTTCACTTATACGCACTGTTCGAATTACACTAGGTCCCTTGTGAAAgcacaaattttaaatcaaacatCTGAAAGTAGAATTACAAGGCTGTCCTATTATATCAGAAGATAAGCATGTAAATGATAAGAAATTCAAATTCTACATAATGTTTTTTAGATTCCCTATTCATCAGTGAGTTTCAATCAACCAATTCATGAACTAATAGGAAGTTTAACATTCTTGCATAGCATTATAATATCATATAATTACTCATAGAGCAATATGCAATATCCATATGAACTTTGCTCCAAAATCAGCCATAAAATTAACCTCTACCAAGCCTATTCTCATTCCCAGCATCCCACTTTCTagatcattaaaatttaaaagttagttGATTCCCTGAGTCAGAGCTATGTTCCCATTCAAGGAATATCACCATATTCCCATTCTATTGATTCTAAAATGTTAATTGCATCATGCAGAAAAAGAAGTGGCCCTTATAAAAAAAAGGGCTCTATAGTGGGATTCTGTTTCCACTGGGAACCATAATTCACAAACATCTCACTAGTAGGAATTCCTGTCAAAGCAAAGCAAAGCACATCATGTGCGAATGGAAAACAAGTAAGACCCCTCAAAAAGATAAGAATCTAACAAAAGGATGAATCGCTAATCTAGGGGGAGATATAAATCAAACTGAAAGTCAAAACTACAAGAGTAAATAAAGTATTATTCAAATTTGTTGGAAAGGTTAATTTAAACTAGATAATAAAGTCTATAATTGTTGTAAACACATCAATTAACCTGATTACATCATCCAGAGCAGAAAAAGGGCAAAGGATTTCACATCAAAACAGTAAACATCACCGAATTATTAAAAACTGAAATTCATGCAAAgaagaacatgaagaaaacTCCATCAGCAGGGAACATACCAAGAAGaacaataatctttttacctctgaggaaaattaaatatacgttagaaatgaaaattcaacaaattaaaagcctgaaaaaacaaaaactgaaaagaagaaagcaaagaagttTATGTACTATGTTCTTACTTGCAATCAGCAGCAATTGCAGCCAAACCATCAGTGCTGAAACCATCACAATTTTGAAGGGAAATAGCTTTGAAGTTCGGAAAAGAGCGCGCCAAGAACTTCAAACTCTCATCACTAACAGTCATCCTCTTAAGCCTAAGCTCCTCAAGAAAAGGGTACTTTTCAGCAAACACCACAAGCCAAAAGTGAATATCAGCACCCCAATTTGCAGGAACCAAGTTGAAATCAGAGAAACGTGGCTTCCCTTTCAGTGTAACACTTCTTATGTTTGGGAACCTTCGGGTTAAGATCTCAGGGGACACAGAGTAGCAGTTACCTATGAACACGTTCCTCCTTGACCATCTCTCAGCGTTGTACCACTCCTTGCAAACCAGTGACACAGAGCTTCTGTCCTTTCTTGATTTCAGCATCCCAATAACACGTTCAAGAACCTCATCTGGAAAACACGATGAACCTCTTCTGTTCATGAAGTTCGATTCCGGAGATTCCTTCATCATCCTCCTCTTGTTGCAGCACTCCATAAAAGATTGAGACTTTAGAGGACCCTTATGGTTCAACAATGAGATTTGGAAGCAATAACCAAGTTGGTAAGGTAAAGTATTACGGTTAAGGACTAGGAGATAATGAAGCTTCAGTAAAAGTGAAAGAACAAGTGCTCtggaaaataataattaaaaaaaaaagctgtGAAAAAGGAAAAGGTGTTCAGTGTTCACAGTAGATACAGAAAATTTTTGACAAGTActagaaagaaataaaagcaaTCTTATTTGTCCTAAGAAGTGCTTTTCAAAGCTGAAAACTTGTTGATATGTACCCTCTTGACCCTTTGAGGCTTTGACTGCAACAAAAGCAATCTTATTTGTCCTAAGAAGTGCTTTTCAAAGCTGAAAACTTGTTGATATGTACCCTCTTGACCCTTTGAGGCTTTGACTGCAACAACTCTGCATGCTTTCTACCATGTTAACTCTCTCAAAGGAACTAAAAAAGAAAGACACACATTGAAGAGGTTTCAGGAAAATACAACTCAGAGAGAACCAATAATATTACACACCCAATGAAaggaatattatttattattat
The genomic region above belongs to Arachis duranensis cultivar V14167 chromosome 3, aradu.V14167.gnm2.J7QH, whole genome shotgun sequence and contains:
- the LOC107480629 gene encoding protein TRANSPORT INHIBITOR RESPONSE 1, coding for MECCNKRRMMKESPESNFMNRRGSSCFPDEVLERVIGMLKSRKDRSSVSLVCKEWYNAERWSRRNVFIGNCYSVSPEILTRRFPNIRSVTLKGKPRFSDFNLVPANWGADIHFWLVVFAEKYPFLEELRLKRMTVSDESLKFLARSFPNFKAISLQNCDGFSTDGLAAIAADCKNLTELDIQENVIDDKNDNWLTCFPESFTSLEVLNFSILHNDVNFDALEKLVTRCKSLKTLKLNKSITLEQLQRLLFRAPQLCELGTGSFSQELTTQQYSELESAFSNCKNLNTLSGLWVVTPQYLPVLYPACANLTFLNFSYAPLDSDDIAKLLVHCANIRRLWVVDTIEDKGLEAVGTHCPLLEELRVFPADPFAEGDARGVTDSGFIAVSQGCRNLHYVLYFCRHMTNAAVATVVQNCPDFTHFRLCIMNPGQPDYRTSEPMDEAFGAVVKTCSKLQRLAISGLLTDLTFEYIGKYAKNLETLSVAFAGSSDWGMQCVLEGCPKLRKLEIRDCPFGNAALLSGLEKYESMRSLWMSDCKVTMNGCRLLAKEMPRLNVEVIKEDGSDDSQAERVYVYRSVAGPRRDAPPFVLTL